A region from the Aegilops tauschii subsp. strangulata cultivar AL8/78 chromosome 5, Aet v6.0, whole genome shotgun sequence genome encodes:
- the LOC109773883 gene encoding uncharacterized protein — MELEMVSQHGALLKVGLFVLVQALVYLILAQSSSVFSTTKTLCLPPARSLSARRMVALLSDLPLPLGGEPSPRAAFVEPPSPVPLAHQKKD, encoded by the coding sequence ATGGAGTTGGAGATGGTGAGCCAGCACGGGGCGCTGCTGAAGGTGGGGCTGTTCGTGCTGGTGCAGGCGCTGGTGTACCTCATCCTCGCCCAGTCCTCCTCCGTCTTCTCCACCACCAAGACCCTCTGTCTGCCCCCGGCGCGCTCCCTCAGCGCCCGCCGCATGGTCGCGCTGCTCTCCGACCTGCCGCTGCCGCTCGGCGGCGAGCCCTCGCCCCGCGCCGCCTTCGTGGAGCCGCCGTCGCCCGTACCCCTCGCCCACCAGAAGAAGGATTAG